The following nucleotide sequence is from Trifolium pratense cultivar HEN17-A07 linkage group LG2, ARS_RC_1.1, whole genome shotgun sequence.
AGGCAAATATATCTATATggtataataatataaattaggtaaattgcttcttaaaaaaataaatatagactAGGTAAATTACTATTGATGCATGCACCTTCATAATAAAGCTttccaaataaaacaaataataacttttaataatttattacttTCCAAACAATCCTTCATAACATATTACAATAATTCTACAGCTCGTATATTCCCAATTACGGTATCAAATTTCTATATCTTTTGATGTGTGATTACATATATTCTCCCCAAAAGGAAATTTGAACATCTCAAACTAcgctatatatataaatgacatAGTGTTTGTTCTAAGGGAAAAAAACACATAGCAAAAAAATTTCACGTGCACCATGAGAAACAAGTTGAAACTTGCATTCGTGGCCAGTGATTCTCAAAGGAAGATAACCTACAACAAGAGAAAAAAGAGTCTAACGAAAAAGATCGATGAACTCACTACCCTCTGTGGGGTTGATGCTTGTGTTATCATTTTTAGCAATTTTCATTTAGACCCGGAGATCTGGCCTTCCCAATCGTCGGAGGTCCAAAGGATTTTAACGAAATTCAAAACTTATTCTGAATTTGAGCAGGGTAAGAAGAAGCTGAGCCACGAGAGCTATTTGATGAAGAGGATAACCAAGTCCAGAGAGCAATTGGCGAAATTGGAGAAGAACAATGGAGAATTGCAGAAGTCGTTGATCTTGTATCAATGTCTTGCCAATGAAATTCCAGTCGACACTCTGAACTTAGATGTTTTGAATGATGTTGATTGTGAAATTAATCGGAAGTTAGCGGAAATTGcttcaaaagaaaatgaagtaGACCCAAATGCAACCTCTTAGAGATTTCAATTAAAaagtttattgtttttctttgttttgtgtgTGTTCTATGGATTCCCTATTGTTATTTTGTGTTTGGTCTCAATCATCCGTTGTAATAATAAATCTTCATGATTTAGTATGCACTTTTTGaatgcttttataaaaatatgtgaTTTTCAAAGTTGTTGGTTATAGTTTAGTTCAATTAATATGACAATTCATTATGAGATTACTTCatacaataatatataaaactCTACACGGTAATTTGAACCTACAATCGTCGATTATGCTCAGTATTGTGGtgtataaaaaacttaaagaaattgtaaaaaaaaaattgtaaaaaaaccaaaaataaataataatcttcaattttttatattgacgAGATTCAATGAGTTAAAAGTGTAGGTATCAATAGTTTCATATCACGATTGAATTGCCTAGAAATGAATTGATTCTAAAACTTTGTTTACCATATTCACTAAACCAATCAAACCTAATTCTAAGGGTGATCTTATTAATGAGTGTCATTAATCTCGGTGAGGCCTAACCTACGGGAACCTTTTATAATTTCGGGGTAATTAACCATCATtcaatgagaaaaaaaaaaccatattatTTGACGGTATCGACATGTATATGACTTATTCTAATTGGTTGATAGgtaaatacacataaattatGAAATAGTAGCTTAGAAAAAAACCTTATAACAATGCATAAGAagaaacataaaagaaaatttgcCTTAATGCAAGTTAAAACTAGGCAAAATGCATTCAGAGCTCCTTTAAGTGTCGCTGCATTCAGAGCTCCTTTAATTTAAATTTCGCATTTGTAACAGTTAAGtgctttaagttttttaggtatCTGTTAtgtcctttaaattttttacgAAACAAATAGGTTCTTTAAGTTTCTATCTTGTTGCACCGTTATCCTTCTAGTTATTCTCAGCACAAATTAAAACTTTTCCTCACTCATGGAGGTGTCACTATGTCGATCTCGCAACCTCTCCACTTCAGTCCCAGTTCCCCCCAATGATAATAGGAGGGGGAGTATATGGAACTTTGAGAGACCCACAATGGCAAATAGTCTGAAATCGAGGAAGAACCATGTTGGGTTCGATACTAGATGGCTCACCAGGACCACGAAGAAAAGGCATGTTACGCTTACGCTTGGGAACAAAACCATTTTTCCTTAACCTTCCTCTTGAAATCTTCCTCAGACACTTCAACCATAGCAGTCAGAGATGGTTCCTCAATGCGCACTTTGGGAAAACCTCATTTTATGGTTTCCTTCCCAAAGTTGCCTACGTCAGCAAGAGATCGGCGAATAGCATACTTGGGTGCTTTGAAGATTCAAGAGTTTCAACTACAAATTTCAACATCTACACTTGTCTTTTTCGACCAAGTCATTAAACTCTTCAACTCTCACTCCAGCTCTCTAACATCACATACTTGGATCAGTATATCATTGAATGAACTGAGTGTATTCTTCTATTAGCTTCTCAACttgattttctcttcatttgaaAGCTTGTGATCCGAACAATTCattgtaaaagattggctcaagtcaatacgtaactattgattgagtgacaccttagtTTGTAGGACTGAGGTAGATATTATGCTTGTAGGGCTTAAGGttattgatcttggtttagatcaaggaggtttgtaatttgagattactagtatctcaagattatagtggatactcACGGAGTGTGagggactggacgtaacccatACTATTAtggggtgaaccagtataattgttgtgtgttgattctctcttcccttatcttttattttctgcaaacACTAAGCACACAATTcactttgaatttgttttactgCTAACCAGATcgttctgagatcattctaacgcTTTCTGTtgagttatatttttaaaaggtaaattttaataggttcacaattcaatcccccctttcttgtgaaaaactttgctacttcagatctatgttttttttgacaaaagacaTGATCTatgttataatatatttaacGGTCAAATTTATAAGACGATTATCCGATAAAAAAAGTTATTGGAAGTGTCATATTGTGAATTTGAcacttaaattattttcatcaatttcaATAAAATGCAAACATGAGACATAGCATATTAACGGGTGGATTGCCTGCAGTTAAATTTTAACGAGAAAGTTGAGGTATTCTTCTATGAACACAAAATtacatttttcttcatattcaaaaaaaaggtaaaatattctaattaactttattgaaagattattttatttaattaaaatactactaaaaactatacattgtaccaaaaaaaaaaaactatacataTTTACGGGTGCATTtgatttactaaaaaatataggacatgacagaataaaaataattgtcCAACGTTTGATAATAAAAAACACAGAAAGATAgcacaaaataaatattgatgGACAGGACAAGTAGACACTTTTTTGTATCCCGGTAAACTGTAGGACAAATATTTGTCCAGCGgacaaacaattaaaaaatacagtTTTACCTTTGTTTTCTCGCGtcctctttctttctcctaaTTCTCCACAACACTGTTACACCGGCATGTGCTGCAATTCCCAAACGTTGCATCATCATcacattttttcaattttttttcttctatttccaTGCTATGCAATTTATCTATCCATTTCCAAtagttttgtaatttttattgtttatctTGTTTACTTTGTTTTGTCTTCATATGCATGTTACTATCACACAAATTCGTGTTAATCTTTGCTTCATTCACcgtatgattattttttatagtactTTTACTTGTTGGTTTctttaattgttttttcttatgCAGTTGTAATGGATGATGAACACATTTTTTATTGCCTTCTTGTTTGGAGGATGTATAAaaaagggtattatggtaaattttatattagtgGTCCAGTACTTAATATATCAAATAAGGAATGGTACAAAACTACTTGTCCTGTGCAGTGATCATCAAATAGAGTGGATTACATGcagtacaaaaagttgtccgGTAACTCAATTACTTGTCCAGTACTGTTCTGTCTAGTAACTATCATTTAACAGATCAAATGCACCCTCCATATCATCTGATGACTAATTTAGTAAGTATATTAAATCGTGGTcaagtaaaaaataaagttcGTAACCACATCCGAGGATTATTCTAATTTCAACTAAACAATATTATTGTACTCAAGATGTAAGAGCAGAGAGTAGGCTGAGCATATATTTGACTTATCAAGACAATAAAGTAAAATTGGCTAATTTCAAAGATTAAAGAGGATTAGGTCATTCAAATCACTTCCTTATCTTTATTAGGAAAATTGCTTTCAAAGACACAATTGCTTCGCTAATGAATAATGATGAATataatacttcctccgtcccattttaaatgatttatttgaccatttcacacattttaagaaaaatgaataaataaatagagaGTTGTACAATTACTAAACTGCCCTTACATTTTTCATCACTAGTAGTAACGATTAAATTGGTTGAGTATGCCACACATAAACATGGGCCCACATAaagagtaaaattgaaaaaaatagctttgaaaattgtataagtcatttattttgggacaaatTAAAGTCAAAAAAAGATCATGGGGCGGAGGGAGTAACAAAAGATGTAGAAAAGCCAAAcgaaaatctaaaaaaattctACTTTTAGAGGCAATTTCAGACACCTATAAATGGACAAACTTGTGTGCAATTACATCGAACCTTTGAGATATAATACCAATAACATTGAGAGTCTTACTATATTTTTTCTCCTTAAGTTAACTACTAATATGTTTTTCGTTTTATTAAATGTTCCCATACAAGTTCCTTTTTTATGCCTTTTTTGAAAGGAAGCAAAATGTATAAATTTAGATACTATAGTGACAATATTATCTCTAAAATTCGATgaccaaaataattattttattcttcATATGGAATGTAAGTGTAAAAGGAAGATTTCTTCCCCATCTCTGTCACCTtccgttttttcatttttgtctttGAATAAATATTTCGGAACacgtttttcaaattttttttgtcttgaaaaaaatcttcagattgtatttttttgaatttttttcaaatttaaattagaAAAACTTCGAAAAAcatgtttcaaattttttatacataaacaaaaatggaaaaacgaATGGCAGAAAAGAAACACGAGAGTGGGAAGTGAAAAATTCGTgtaaaagaagagagaaactttgaaaataaataaaaagtttgagaataatgaaatagaaaaacgaatggtagaaaagaaacacgaggatgggaagagaaaaattcgtGTAAACGAAGAGAGAAACTTCGAGAATAATGAAATGGTGTGGGTGGGTTGAGTTGACGGGCTTAGCAATTGGATGCTTGCTGGGGCGGTGTGCTGGTGCACTAGCCATACAAGTAGCACCCACGCTTACTTACTTTGGTTTGTTTGTGAAAATTAGGACCCACATAAAAACATTATATCATGTTTCATTGATTATTGCTATCCATTGAAATTAGCTAGGGTGTGTTTGTTATATATGGTGTTTTTAATTGGACAATTTAAGGGATATATGGTTGGCACAGAAATGTGCTTCAGTTAAATCGAGTCCCCCTCCGTACCCAACACTATCCGTCACTTTTGTTTAGTGTCCCTCTTTCTTTTTAGAGAGATATATCCATAGCATTCAtaagttaattaaattaaaaaagatataGCATCATAGGCCACCAATGAATTAATAATGTTATTGGACTCAAATGGGTAATTAATTATAAACTCTCTTTAGGATTTAGGATGAATCattcgataaaaaaaaaaaaattcgattgcAGACTCAAATAAAAGTTCAGAGCTCTAATGTCACCTGATGAAGGttaaaaaacatgagaattaAGAGGTTTGAATTATGTATAATgtaaaaaacattttatttttgtaaaaacaaTTAGTGCTCGATCACGAATAACAAAAAAGATAGAGTTTCTTAAGGGTTAGAGAAAcatacaaatatatttatatgataaatatattGATAGATTTTCACTTTAATTCAACTGATTACCTTCACTAAGATACCCCGATTCGAACTCATGAAAACAGAAAGCGCAACGGAGCCGGTAATGATACCCCGATTAGCTATGCTGCTGGCTTCGACAATTTTGCTAAAAGCAACCTCCAACCAAATGTGCATGTCTTAGTTGGTACATCATTCAACCTCATCCTTTGCAATAccgaaaataattatttatttattatttcaaaaataaagtATCGATACATTTGTGTTTTCAAATGTATTATAGAAACTCCCAATTTTACATATAATATACTTAGACatgcaaataaaacaaaattaagagaaaaataatttagtcacataTATCTTTTaacattgtttttgttttaattttttgatttgtTACACaactaaatatttttcaattctaaTAGCGAGAGATTTATACAGTATGTTAGAGATTTTAGATTCGATTCACAACTtccaatatttttcatttgaagATATGATCGCATAAATTAATATTCCTTATCCGGTTTAGTGTTGGAAGGAAGGGGGCCCCGATATTTCCGTACCTAAACTTTACAGAAATTGGACGCAACCACATATATTGGCCAAAGGTGAAGAAAGATAAACAGTGCCGTCTTGTTTATTTCAacttttcattttcatcatTCATTCCCAATCCCATATGTAGTACAGATGAATTATTTCTCACTACCCTAGTCGTGTAGGTCATCAATTTCACCAACATGGTCTCAACTGTTTGCATCTAAACCTTAACATCCTCCATGCTACAAATATAGGACCTATATACAAAGACAAAAGAACTTCTTTTCTGATTATTACTAATACTAATATGTACACAAAATCCTTTTCTAAAAGAATTATTGTCCTCAAAA
It contains:
- the LOC123904466 gene encoding agamous-like MADS-box protein AGL80, whose protein sequence is MRNKLKLAFVASDSQRKITYNKRKKSLTKKIDELTTLCGVDACVIIFSNFHLDPEIWPSQSSEVQRILTKFKTYSEFEQGKKKLSHESYLMKRITKSREQLAKLEKNNGELQKSLILYQCLANEIPVDTLNLDVLNDVDCEINRKLAEIASKENEVDPNATS